One region of Jatrophihabitans cynanchi genomic DNA includes:
- a CDS encoding TIGR02680 family protein, with protein MTRPAAPRRFDERWRLSRAGIVNVWHYLDNEFDVSGGRMILRGTNGSGKSRALEMLLPFLLDADRRKMDATGAARVNLDELMRTGAREQANRTGYLWLELARPGEYLTVGALVRHSRSASSTKVWYFTTPLRVGDELALLSDTREPLSRDALTELVGVERITDSAAVHRDRVRVEVFGLDGDTGRDRYDGLLQLLHTLRAPDVGNRIDEGRLPQILVDSLPPLHEQALTRAGEQLDGLTETRAAQERLEQSAAQVSSFLAVYERYAAATLRATAHEAVAAADAVVAAERAAADRARQVAALDAKYGQLQSREQELSEGLAELDHALRAIEAREIFKTADDLVQRDRAVAALARSADQALAGAERERANHRRTVDDAEQALAEVRQAAADAATVLASTREAVQDARLPAGRLPDDVRAVDRPSAAASVVLRVTRDGEAQAIARPFAAHVDVVPADLDEARQAAESARSGATDRQGLAGRRLAEARRLAKTEEAIARLAAEADRLANAAELDAQAADDRATERDAIAAELAHAWRAWTSDPTAAELLGPINWVEHPLIGALLLDANALAGHRTDPLDDLDEVAEAAARPARAAVDAERARLATEESNDRDREQTLQAERAELAAAHDPLPTDPPWLTPDRPGEPLWRCIDFGPDVPAAAQAGLEGALLASGLLTAVITADGAVRAADGELLVSAGSARAARPLSTILRPDSAATLPAATISAVLSSIGVDDPAAATSVSTDGSWRNGPLRGRHRVDRARHIGAAARAAHRQERIAAIDGDLTVLVDLAGRRARRRTELNETDRRLADLVRAAPRSSRLYAARRLATDAVSRAERSSAEASRAAAAAREARASWVAQVDAHRSVCLHHDLPVEADALQQAVDAARHAAERSAQLIRELTRLAEAVTRHDARLARADAAAGVRDDAERDADDRWAEWHAAASELAAQHQALDLSIEQARDELERTQRARDTTEADHRAALKAVADIGPQLGEARMAAENASAHVLAEVEQLVSAAHRLTRRIALPGLAAAATTGRLAGIVHPEQVDEVRAGAVAVLDAVAEPRQPASASRVFDAFREFDREVSGQLDARHWLDDDVHLVEIAGAGDEHTLAGAARLLAARVEQGRAALSEREREVFTRFVLGGVAEELRRRVNQAGQLIAAMNTSLGGITTTNGIGVKLGWGLREEHAALGRVLELVATSDAVRSEAQNAELTELLRKRVELHYAADPSSGYASHLAAALDYRTWHEVSVTILGPDAGQQRRLSRRAKLSQGETRFVSYVTLFAAADGYLTSLGDDSRALRLILLDDAFAKVDDTTVAELMGLLVTLDLDFVMTGHALWGCFPQVPALDVYEVRRSDGSSAVTTHVHWDGRNRHLRSTA; from the coding sequence ATGACCCGGCCCGCCGCCCCGCGCCGCTTCGACGAGCGCTGGCGCCTGTCCCGCGCCGGCATCGTCAACGTGTGGCACTACCTCGACAACGAGTTCGACGTCAGTGGCGGGCGGATGATCCTGCGCGGGACGAACGGATCCGGAAAGTCCCGCGCGCTGGAGATGCTGCTCCCGTTCCTGCTCGACGCCGACCGCCGCAAGATGGACGCCACCGGCGCCGCCCGGGTCAACCTGGACGAGCTGATGCGCACCGGGGCCCGCGAGCAGGCGAACCGGACCGGGTACCTCTGGCTCGAGCTCGCCCGCCCCGGTGAGTACCTGACGGTCGGCGCGTTGGTTCGGCACAGCCGGTCCGCGAGCAGCACGAAGGTCTGGTACTTCACGACGCCGCTGCGCGTGGGTGACGAGCTGGCCCTGCTCTCCGACACGCGCGAACCGCTGTCCCGCGATGCGCTGACCGAGCTGGTCGGGGTCGAGCGAATCACCGACTCGGCGGCCGTGCATCGCGATCGCGTCCGGGTCGAGGTGTTCGGCCTCGACGGCGACACCGGGCGGGACCGCTACGACGGGCTGCTGCAGCTGCTACACACGCTGCGGGCACCGGACGTAGGCAACCGGATCGACGAGGGGCGGCTGCCGCAGATCCTGGTCGACTCGCTGCCCCCGCTGCACGAGCAGGCGCTGACCCGGGCCGGCGAGCAGCTCGACGGCCTCACCGAGACCCGCGCGGCGCAGGAACGCCTGGAGCAGTCCGCGGCCCAGGTCTCGTCCTTCCTGGCGGTGTACGAACGCTATGCCGCGGCGACGTTGCGGGCCACCGCCCACGAAGCGGTCGCGGCAGCCGATGCCGTCGTCGCGGCCGAACGCGCAGCGGCCGACCGGGCCCGTCAGGTCGCCGCCCTTGACGCTAAGTACGGGCAGTTGCAGTCGCGCGAACAGGAACTGTCCGAAGGGCTCGCCGAGCTCGACCACGCCCTCCGCGCGATCGAAGCCCGGGAGATCTTCAAGACGGCCGACGACCTCGTCCAGCGGGATCGCGCCGTCGCGGCACTCGCTCGATCAGCCGATCAAGCTCTGGCCGGCGCCGAGCGGGAGCGGGCCAACCATCGCCGCACCGTCGACGATGCCGAGCAGGCGCTGGCTGAGGTGCGGCAGGCCGCAGCCGACGCGGCGACCGTCCTCGCGTCCACCCGCGAGGCCGTGCAGGACGCTCGCCTGCCGGCCGGCCGACTGCCCGACGACGTCCGGGCGGTCGATCGGCCATCGGCCGCCGCGTCCGTCGTGCTGCGGGTGACTCGTGACGGCGAGGCGCAGGCAATCGCCCGCCCGTTCGCCGCGCACGTCGACGTCGTCCCGGCCGACCTCGACGAAGCCCGGCAGGCGGCCGAGTCGGCCCGCTCCGGCGCAACCGACCGGCAAGGCCTCGCCGGACGGCGCTTAGCCGAAGCCCGGCGGCTGGCCAAGACCGAGGAAGCGATCGCGCGGCTCGCGGCCGAGGCGGATCGGCTCGCCAACGCCGCCGAGCTCGACGCGCAGGCCGCCGACGACCGCGCCACCGAGCGGGACGCCATCGCCGCCGAACTCGCCCACGCCTGGCGAGCGTGGACCAGCGACCCCACCGCCGCCGAGCTGCTCGGCCCGATCAACTGGGTCGAGCACCCGCTGATCGGTGCGTTGCTGCTCGACGCCAACGCCCTGGCCGGCCACCGCACCGACCCCCTCGATGACCTCGACGAGGTCGCCGAGGCCGCCGCCCGCCCGGCGCGAGCAGCGGTCGATGCCGAACGGGCGCGGCTCGCCACCGAAGAGAGCAACGACCGTGACCGGGAGCAGACCCTGCAGGCCGAGCGGGCCGAGCTCGCCGCCGCACACGACCCGCTTCCGACCGACCCGCCCTGGCTCACCCCGGACCGTCCGGGTGAGCCGCTGTGGCGCTGCATCGACTTCGGCCCCGACGTGCCGGCTGCGGCGCAGGCAGGTCTCGAGGGCGCGCTGCTCGCGTCCGGGCTGTTGACTGCAGTGATCACGGCCGACGGTGCCGTCCGCGCGGCTGACGGCGAACTGCTGGTCAGCGCCGGCTCGGCGCGCGCGGCGCGTCCGCTGAGCACAATCCTCCGCCCCGACTCCGCCGCCACGCTCCCCGCCGCGACGATCTCAGCCGTCCTGTCCAGCATCGGCGTCGACGACCCCGCCGCCGCAACCTCGGTATCGACCGACGGCAGCTGGCGCAACGGACCGCTGCGCGGCCGGCACCGCGTCGACCGCGCACGCCACATCGGCGCGGCCGCCCGGGCGGCCCATCGGCAGGAGCGGATCGCGGCGATCGACGGCGACCTGACCGTTCTGGTCGACCTCGCCGGCCGGCGCGCACGGCGGCGGACGGAGCTCAACGAGACCGACCGACGCCTCGCGGACCTCGTACGCGCCGCGCCGCGAAGTTCGCGGCTCTACGCCGCCCGCCGCCTGGCCACCGACGCAGTGAGCCGGGCCGAACGCAGCAGCGCCGAGGCCTCGCGGGCCGCCGCCGCGGCCCGCGAGGCTCGCGCGTCCTGGGTCGCGCAGGTCGACGCGCACCGCAGCGTCTGCCTGCACCACGACCTGCCGGTCGAGGCCGACGCGCTTCAGCAGGCCGTGGATGCCGCCCGCCACGCAGCCGAGCGCAGCGCGCAGCTCATTCGCGAGCTCACCCGGCTCGCCGAAGCAGTGACGCGACACGACGCCCGGCTCGCGCGCGCCGACGCGGCCGCCGGCGTGCGCGACGATGCCGAGCGCGACGCGGACGATCGGTGGGCCGAGTGGCACGCCGCGGCCAGCGAGCTCGCTGCCCAGCATCAAGCGCTCGACCTCTCGATCGAGCAGGCCCGCGACGAGCTCGAGCGCACGCAGCGGGCCCGGGACACGACCGAGGCCGATCACCGCGCCGCGCTCAAGGCGGTGGCCGACATCGGCCCGCAGCTCGGTGAGGCACGCATGGCCGCGGAGAATGCATCCGCACACGTCCTCGCCGAGGTCGAGCAGCTGGTCTCCGCAGCGCACCGATTGACTCGGCGGATCGCGCTGCCCGGGCTGGCCGCGGCCGCGACCACCGGACGGCTCGCCGGCATCGTCCACCCCGAGCAGGTGGACGAGGTCCGCGCCGGAGCGGTCGCTGTCCTGGACGCCGTCGCCGAGCCCCGCCAACCCGCGTCCGCGTCTCGGGTCTTCGACGCCTTCCGCGAGTTCGACCGTGAGGTGTCCGGCCAGCTCGACGCCCGGCACTGGCTCGACGACGACGTGCACCTGGTCGAGATCGCCGGCGCCGGCGACGAACACACCCTGGCCGGCGCCGCCCGCCTGCTGGCAGCGCGAGTCGAGCAGGGCCGCGCCGCGCTCAGCGAGCGCGAACGCGAGGTGTTCACCCGCTTCGTCCTCGGCGGGGTCGCCGAGGAACTCCGGCGTCGCGTCAACCAGGCCGGCCAGCTCATTGCCGCGATGAACACCAGCCTGGGCGGGATCACCACCACCAACGGCATCGGCGTCAAACTCGGCTGGGGGCTGCGCGAGGAGCACGCGGCGCTCGGCCGGGTGCTCGAACTGGTCGCCACCTCCGACGCCGTCCGATCCGAGGCCCAGAACGCCGAGCTGACCGAGTTGCTGCGCAAGCGCGTCGAACTGCACTACGCCGCGGACCCGAGCAGCGGCTACGCCAGCCATCTTGCGGCGGCTCTCGACTACCGCACCTGGCACGAGGTGAGCGTGACGATCCTGGGACCGGACGCCGGCCAGCAGCGGCGACTGTCCCGGCGAGCCAAGCTCTCCCAGGGTGAGACCCGGTTCGTCTCCTACGTCACGCTGTTCGCTGCCGCCGACGGCTACCTGACCAGCCTTGGCGACGACAGCCGGGCGTTGCGGTTGATCCTGCTCGACGACGCGTTCGCGAAGGTCGACGACACCACCGTCGCCGAGCTCATGGGTCTGTTGGTCACGCTCGATCTGGACTTCGTGATGACCGGCCACGCGCTGTGGGGCTGCTTCCCGCAGGTTCCCGCGCTCGACGTGTACGAGGTCCGGCGCAGCGACGGCAGCTCGGCGGTGACCACGCACGTGCACTGGGACGGCCGCAACCGCCACCTGCGCAGCACGGCATGA
- a CDS encoding TIGR02678 family protein has product MSIVATAGLDAGERRIAARHLMSSPILTAARQPGELDLVRRHASALKSMFATQLGYALVVESSFARLVKAPLPASAPVRPARRPTDGAAFTPNTYVHLALVCAALLAPGVGEQILISALVDQIRADAAEQAITITDGLSDRRQLVTTLSLLAGWGAISETDGSLTAWGERREDEALLTVNRALLLHLLPHRLHEYDEPDATWTRPELDNPRRRLRRRLVESPAVFRAELPADELDVLSRERHDLAKHLDENFGLVLEVRAEGALAYDPAGGLTDVDFPGSGSAKQAALLLLDELVVALQPTAESTVTIGDQVLPGVMAPWPQVDAVLAGLTSRYRTMWKNAYVESGDVLRADAVELLTSLRLAAGTDDGLAIFPFAARYQPQVTTRPAVQGSLFEGDPP; this is encoded by the coding sequence ATGAGCATCGTCGCCACCGCCGGTCTCGACGCGGGCGAGCGGCGGATCGCCGCCCGGCACCTGATGTCGTCACCGATCCTGACCGCCGCGCGACAGCCGGGCGAGCTCGACCTCGTCCGCCGGCACGCCTCCGCGCTCAAGTCGATGTTCGCCACCCAGCTCGGCTACGCGCTCGTCGTCGAGTCCAGCTTCGCCCGGCTGGTCAAGGCGCCACTACCCGCATCCGCCCCGGTGCGCCCGGCCCGCCGCCCCACTGACGGCGCCGCGTTCACGCCGAACACCTACGTCCACCTCGCCCTTGTGTGCGCGGCGCTGCTCGCGCCCGGCGTCGGCGAGCAAATCCTGATCTCGGCCCTCGTCGACCAGATCCGCGCCGACGCCGCCGAACAGGCGATCACGATCACCGACGGGCTCAGCGACCGCCGCCAGCTGGTCACCACACTGAGCCTGCTCGCCGGCTGGGGCGCGATCAGCGAGACCGACGGGTCGCTCACCGCCTGGGGCGAGCGGCGCGAGGACGAAGCGCTGCTCACCGTCAACCGCGCGCTGCTCCTTCACCTGCTGCCCCATCGACTGCACGAGTACGACGAGCCCGACGCCACCTGGACGCGGCCCGAGCTCGACAACCCGCGGCGGCGGTTGAGGCGGCGCCTCGTCGAGAGCCCCGCGGTCTTCCGGGCCGAGCTGCCGGCCGACGAGCTGGATGTCCTTTCCCGCGAGCGGCACGACCTGGCCAAGCACCTGGACGAGAACTTCGGGCTCGTGCTCGAGGTGCGGGCCGAGGGAGCGCTGGCCTACGACCCGGCCGGTGGGCTCACCGACGTCGACTTCCCCGGCAGCGGCAGCGCGAAGCAGGCCGCGCTGCTGCTGCTCGACGAACTTGTCGTCGCGCTGCAGCCGACTGCGGAGTCGACGGTGACGATTGGCGATCAGGTGCTGCCGGGGGTGATGGCGCCGTGGCCGCAGGTCGACGCCGTTCTCGCCGGCCTGACCTCCCGCTACCGCACGATGTGGAAGAACGCCTACGTCGAGTCCGGCGACGTGCTCCGTGCCGACGCCGTCGAGCTGCTGACGTCGCTGCGGCTCGCGGCGGGCACCGACGACGGGTTGGCGATCTTCCCGTTCGCCGCGCGCTACCAACCCCAGGTCACGACCCGTCCGGCCGTGCAGGGATCGCTGTTCGAGGGAGATCCGCCATGA
- a CDS encoding plasmid pRiA4b ORF-3 family protein → MDELAAEIVDRLRSVRSLSWLRAIDAADLDAPVGEEPDADVVVTPYRWLLDRVGDGVKLTQAGYLPPTVVKAAMTELGWAEDWYGKNNREDVTLPVLELRESAQRFGLVRKYRGQLVPTRIGRTLADDPAGLWWHLAGVLPDALSEPQRHAGVLYLITVAAGLAENDVMLAEGMTILGWTERGTYQELSPTAAFGAARDTWAVFRRLGLVPRTRRLEDGLPTRAARRLARAALLGREQRTVEATPAPRRRASESALQLRVSLRDTGVWRRLVVPSSLTLRELHAVLQTAIGWEDYHLHVFDVDSVLYGDVEEIEGQPLGDEATFTLAQAADAVREFVYEYDFGDSWHHDIVIEQAMPSVRTGTPHLVDGAGACPPEDCGGTGGFEHLLEVLADPSDEEHAEMLEWVGGSYDPGAFDIDSVNVALELYDRHTRQRRLRSS, encoded by the coding sequence GTGGATGAGCTCGCCGCAGAGATTGTCGATCGTCTTCGATCGGTTCGCTCGCTGTCGTGGTTGCGGGCGATCGATGCCGCGGACCTGGACGCGCCTGTGGGGGAGGAGCCGGACGCCGATGTGGTCGTGACTCCCTACCGATGGTTGCTCGATCGTGTGGGCGACGGCGTCAAGCTGACGCAGGCCGGCTACCTGCCGCCTACGGTCGTGAAGGCCGCGATGACCGAACTGGGGTGGGCGGAGGATTGGTACGGCAAGAACAACCGAGAGGACGTGACACTGCCGGTGCTCGAGCTGCGGGAGTCCGCGCAGCGGTTCGGGTTGGTCCGCAAGTATCGCGGACAGCTGGTGCCCACCAGGATCGGTCGCACGTTGGCCGACGATCCAGCCGGCCTGTGGTGGCATCTGGCGGGCGTGTTGCCGGATGCACTATCGGAGCCGCAGCGCCACGCGGGCGTTCTGTACTTGATCACCGTAGCCGCCGGGCTCGCGGAGAACGACGTGATGCTGGCCGAGGGCATGACCATCCTGGGATGGACGGAGCGCGGCACCTACCAGGAGTTGAGTCCAACCGCGGCGTTCGGTGCGGCACGCGACACCTGGGCGGTGTTCCGGCGGCTCGGTCTCGTGCCGCGCACCCGCCGACTCGAGGATGGCCTACCGACCCGGGCGGCGCGTCGCCTCGCGCGGGCTGCGCTGCTGGGGCGAGAACAGCGGACTGTTGAGGCGACGCCCGCACCTCGGCGCCGGGCGTCCGAGAGCGCGCTGCAGCTTCGCGTGTCGTTGCGTGACACCGGCGTCTGGCGTCGTCTCGTGGTGCCCTCGTCATTGACGCTGCGAGAGCTGCACGCGGTGCTGCAGACCGCGATCGGGTGGGAGGACTACCACCTGCACGTGTTCGACGTCGACAGCGTGCTGTATGGCGACGTCGAGGAGATCGAGGGCCAGCCGCTGGGCGATGAGGCGACCTTCACCCTCGCCCAGGCTGCCGACGCGGTACGCGAGTTCGTCTATGAGTACGACTTCGGCGACAGCTGGCACCACGACATCGTCATCGAGCAGGCGATGCCGAGCGTGAGGACCGGTACTCCGCACCTGGTCGACGGCGCCGGCGCGTGCCCACCCGAAGACTGCGGAGGAACCGGCGGGTTCGAGCACCTGCTCGAGGTGCTCGCCGACCCGAGCGACGAAGAGCACGCAGAGATGCTGGAGTGGGTCGGCGGCTCCTACGACCCTGGCGCGTTCGACATCGACTCGGTCAACGTCGCATTGGAGCTCTACGACCGGCACACTCGACAACGGCGATTGCGATCCTCGTGA
- a CDS encoding type II toxin-antitoxin system HipA family toxin: MTGPADDRLEHLRDVQQADVYKCGDRAATLTRTADGLEFGYLDEWIAGGGAAVATTLPVRAEPVLRPAGALPSYFAGLLPEGRRLRVLRRAVKTSADDELSLLLAVGADAIGDVQVVPAGVSPAEVPPRIAIDEIGDASFADLLTELGIRAQRMALPGVQDKTSAAMINLPVARAGERFILKLNPTNDYPKLVENEAFFLGAARASGLTVPPHDLVVDRDGASGLLVRRFDRITVDGELRALAVEDGCQVADRPPADKYLLGTDRTFAALTAVCDAPVLAGRELIRQLAFAYLTGNGDAHAKNFSVLQDQSGEWRVSPVYDVPCSQVYGDSTMAMSLSGRAGSDFRARDFVALGTALGVPERATRRALIDLTDRADRWLPELDALPFDRGQVSKLRRVIQHRRSRLTK, encoded by the coding sequence ATGACCGGGCCCGCCGACGACAGGCTCGAGCACCTTCGAGACGTCCAGCAAGCCGACGTCTACAAGTGCGGCGATCGCGCCGCGACCCTGACCAGGACCGCGGATGGGCTTGAGTTCGGCTACCTCGATGAGTGGATTGCCGGCGGCGGCGCGGCAGTGGCGACAACCTTGCCGGTGCGTGCCGAGCCCGTACTTCGCCCCGCCGGCGCACTACCGTCCTACTTCGCTGGACTGCTACCTGAAGGACGCCGGCTGCGAGTGCTGAGACGGGCAGTCAAGACTTCCGCTGACGATGAGCTCTCCCTATTGCTCGCGGTCGGTGCGGACGCCATTGGTGACGTCCAGGTTGTACCCGCGGGTGTCAGCCCGGCGGAGGTGCCGCCGCGGATTGCGATCGACGAGATCGGCGACGCGAGTTTCGCCGACCTGTTGACTGAGCTCGGCATCCGTGCGCAGCGAATGGCATTGCCCGGCGTGCAGGACAAGACCAGCGCCGCGATGATCAACCTCCCGGTCGCCCGCGCCGGAGAGCGGTTCATCCTGAAGCTGAATCCGACCAACGACTACCCGAAGCTCGTTGAGAACGAAGCGTTCTTCCTCGGCGCCGCCCGAGCGTCGGGACTGACCGTTCCGCCGCACGATCTCGTCGTCGATCGCGACGGCGCGTCGGGACTGCTGGTGCGTCGGTTCGATCGGATCACCGTCGACGGTGAGCTGCGTGCGCTCGCAGTCGAGGACGGTTGTCAGGTCGCCGATCGTCCGCCGGCGGACAAGTACCTGCTTGGCACGGACCGGACCTTCGCCGCGCTGACCGCTGTATGCGATGCGCCGGTGCTGGCCGGCCGCGAGCTGATCCGCCAGCTGGCCTTCGCGTACCTGACCGGGAACGGCGACGCTCATGCGAAGAACTTCTCCGTCCTGCAGGACCAATCGGGGGAATGGCGAGTGTCGCCGGTCTACGACGTGCCGTGCTCGCAAGTGTACGGCGACTCGACCATGGCGATGTCACTCAGCGGCCGAGCAGGCTCCGACTTCAGAGCCCGCGACTTCGTCGCCTTGGGCACTGCTCTCGGTGTGCCGGAACGAGCGACGCGCCGAGCTCTGATCGACCTGACGGATCGTGCCGACCGCTGGCTTCCCGAACTCGATGCGCTTCCCTTCGATCGCGGCCAGGTGAGCAAGCTACGTCGCGTGATCCAGCATCGACGAAGCCGGCTGACGAAATGA
- a CDS encoding formylglycine-generating enzyme family protein — protein sequence MIEQDRVIEPEMVAIPAGEVRMGVPQFPAGAALPHPWQRTRRAVGAFALAARAVTVGEYRAFARATRYPIAEELSVDPRFGDPLAPAGFVSWIDATSYVQWLARETGKPYRLVRDAEYEYAARGGLDGARFPWGDAEPAGYADFGNSDGAPLPVASFAANGFGLYDMAGSMWCWCEERFDEVVAFDRARMSYDETMIRDVRHNRICRGGSFKTADLTALYCAHRHEDPMDSRFDCIGFRVALSLPS from the coding sequence GTGATCGAACAAGACCGCGTGATCGAGCCGGAGATGGTCGCGATCCCTGCCGGGGAGGTGCGGATGGGCGTGCCGCAGTTCCCGGCCGGCGCGGCGTTGCCGCACCCGTGGCAACGGACGAGGCGTGCGGTTGGCGCGTTCGCGCTGGCGGCACGCGCCGTGACGGTGGGCGAGTATCGCGCATTCGCTCGCGCCACTCGTTACCCGATTGCCGAGGAACTCTCGGTCGATCCGCGATTCGGTGACCCGCTGGCACCGGCCGGTTTCGTGAGCTGGATCGACGCGACCTCGTACGTCCAGTGGCTGGCGCGCGAAACCGGTAAGCCGTACCGCCTCGTCCGTGACGCGGAGTACGAGTACGCGGCGCGCGGCGGCTTGGACGGTGCACGTTTTCCGTGGGGCGATGCAGAGCCGGCCGGATACGCCGACTTCGGCAATTCGGACGGCGCCCCGCTGCCCGTCGCCAGCTTTGCCGCCAACGGGTTCGGGCTCTATGACATGGCCGGGTCGATGTGGTGCTGGTGCGAGGAACGCTTCGACGAGGTCGTGGCCTTCGATCGTGCGCGGATGAGTTACGACGAGACGATGATCCGCGACGTCCGGCACAACCGCATCTGTCGCGGTGGCTCGTTCAAGACGGCCGACCTGACCGCGTTGTACTGCGCGCACCGGCACGAGGACCCGATGGACTCGCGCTTCGACTGCATCGGCTTTCGCGTAGCGCTCAGCCTGCCCAGTTGA
- a CDS encoding type II toxin-antitoxin system Y4mF family antitoxin has product MAAILDLGRTYVRRTETMVAEDVSSLAGEVRARRTQLRLRQEELADLAGVSERFVYALENGKQTVQLDKVLAVLNALGLHLELHRGADSEIR; this is encoded by the coding sequence ATGGCAGCTATTCTCGACCTTGGCCGCACGTACGTACGGCGGACGGAGACCATGGTGGCAGAAGATGTCAGCAGCCTGGCCGGGGAGGTTCGCGCTCGCCGAACTCAGCTGCGCCTGCGACAGGAAGAGCTTGCCGACCTCGCTGGGGTGTCGGAGCGGTTCGTCTATGCATTGGAGAACGGCAAGCAGACCGTACAGCTGGACAAGGTGCTCGCCGTCCTCAACGCGTTGGGGTTGCACTTGGAGCTCCATCGCGGTGCCGATTCCGAGATCCGATGA
- a CDS encoding TIGR02677 family protein, translating into MESAGAPDAGRRRDLFRYLTAEESDDYLAVMDLFAATLLTDLSATEVAAQLADRGRVLERDVAEARCRQLVEWGNLVPSIRDARVSSVAEYIRSRSRYQVSKLGGRVHRDAVEILQATDGAREVARELLGQIVQSLDRIIAQLTRADIDVDALAGEVTTVFGNQRVFTDSVRDFYAYLAGILTRYDLGGEEYAQFKELLLVYIDLITADVNRHAPAVSGRVRQVISRLDALLATLAGLPGLVLPDGTPIERARGRTRADWSELASWYDAEHGRSGPEQLRTAAAQALSQLITNAKRLLDSSGTGFSRRADFLRLARWFHAATDDDAHRLYAATFGAYPARHLLFGPDEPDPRIGPTTSWWNADPVQVPVSLRERGDRALRGKTSRVPDPTADRRRLIAEARREADQRRAAASELAITGALHGAAISPAARDLLLDLLGDLLTRGDAETVDHDLGLRLTAAPGPDTVISSADGTTTVYGHRLVIEGIAAWSTVDDEAVP; encoded by the coding sequence GTGGAATCTGCAGGCGCACCGGACGCAGGGCGGCGCCGCGATCTGTTCCGCTACCTGACAGCTGAGGAGTCGGACGATTACCTGGCGGTCATGGATCTGTTCGCCGCCACCCTGCTGACCGATCTGTCAGCCACGGAGGTCGCCGCCCAGCTCGCCGATCGCGGTCGCGTGCTCGAGCGTGATGTCGCCGAGGCCCGCTGCCGCCAGCTCGTCGAGTGGGGCAATCTCGTGCCGTCGATCCGCGATGCCCGGGTCAGCTCCGTCGCCGAGTACATCCGCTCGCGATCGCGGTACCAGGTGTCCAAACTCGGCGGTCGCGTGCACCGTGACGCTGTCGAGATCCTGCAGGCCACCGACGGCGCACGTGAGGTCGCCCGGGAGCTGCTCGGCCAGATCGTGCAGTCCCTCGATCGGATCATCGCCCAACTGACGCGCGCCGATATCGACGTTGACGCGCTGGCCGGCGAGGTCACCACGGTGTTCGGCAACCAAAGGGTGTTCACCGACAGCGTCCGCGACTTCTACGCCTACCTCGCCGGTATCCTCACCCGCTACGACCTCGGCGGCGAGGAGTACGCGCAGTTCAAGGAGCTGCTGCTCGTCTACATCGACCTCATCACCGCCGACGTCAACCGGCACGCGCCGGCCGTGTCCGGTCGCGTCCGGCAGGTCATCAGCCGGCTCGACGCGCTGCTGGCAACCCTCGCGGGCCTCCCCGGCCTGGTCCTGCCCGACGGCACGCCGATCGAGCGGGCGCGGGGACGCACCCGAGCCGACTGGTCCGAGCTCGCGTCCTGGTACGACGCCGAGCACGGCCGGTCCGGCCCCGAGCAACTGCGCACCGCCGCGGCCCAGGCCCTCAGCCAGCTGATCACCAACGCCAAGCGGCTGCTCGATTCGTCCGGTACTGGTTTCTCGCGCCGAGCCGACTTCCTGCGACTGGCCCGCTGGTTCCACGCCGCGACCGACGACGACGCGCACCGGCTGTACGCGGCGACCTTCGGCGCCTACCCGGCGCGGCACCTGCTGTTCGGGCCGGACGAGCCGGACCCGCGGATCGGGCCGACGACGTCGTGGTGGAACGCCGACCCGGTCCAGGTGCCGGTGTCACTGCGCGAGCGCGGCGACCGCGCGTTGCGCGGCAAGACGTCGCGGGTCCCCGACCCGACCGCCGACCGGCGGCGGCTGATCGCCGAGGCCCGGCGCGAGGCCGACCAACGTCGAGCGGCCGCGTCCGAGCTGGCGATCACCGGCGCGCTGCACGGCGCCGCCATCTCCCCGGCCGCCCGTGACCTGCTGCTCGACCTGCTCGGCGATTTGCTCACCCGCGGCGACGCCGAGACCGTCGACCACGACCTGGGCCTCCGGCTGACCGCCGCACCCGGTCCGGACACGGTGATCTCGAGCGCGGATGGCACCACCACCGTGTACGGCCACCGCCTGGTCATCGAGGGCATCGCAGCCTGGTCCACCGTCGACGACGAGGCGGTGCCATGA
- a CDS encoding HNH endonuclease — MFASRVMLAYETRCAVCALGHRELLDAAHIIPDGDPRGLPVVPNGLALCKIHHAAYDQNILGIRPDYIIEIHHRLLDELDGPMLLHGLQEHHARPLMQLPHRHADQPDRSRLEERYAQFRAA, encoded by the coding sequence ATGTTCGCCAGCCGGGTGATGCTCGCGTACGAGACGCGTTGCGCCGTGTGCGCACTTGGCCACCGCGAGTTGCTCGACGCCGCGCACATCATTCCCGACGGCGACCCGCGCGGCCTGCCAGTCGTGCCCAACGGTCTCGCACTGTGCAAGATCCACCATGCCGCCTACGACCAGAACATCCTCGGCATCCGTCCGGACTACATCATCGAGATCCACCACCGTCTTCTCGACGAGCTGGACGGCCCGATGCTGCTCCATGGGCTGCAAGAGCACCACGCCAGGCCGCTGATGCAACTGCCCCACCGGCACGCCGACCAACCCGACCGAAGCCGACTCGAAGAACGCTACGCCCAGTTCCGCGCGGCCTGA